In Vibrio atlanticus, the following proteins share a genomic window:
- the fldA gene encoding flavodoxin FldA — MASVGLFFGSDTGNTEAVAKMIQKQLGKQLVQVQDIAKSSKEDIDNFDLLLLGIPTWYYGEAQCDWDDFFPELEAIDFSTKLVAIFGCGDQEDYAEYFCDAMGTIRDIVEAKGGTILGHTSTEGYEFEASKGLVEGDDSQFVGLCIDEDRQPELTDERVSNWVKQIHEEMCLAELED, encoded by the coding sequence ATGGCAAGTGTAGGTCTCTTCTTTGGTAGCGATACAGGTAACACTGAAGCTGTTGCTAAGATGATTCAAAAGCAATTGGGCAAGCAGCTCGTTCAAGTTCAAGACATTGCAAAAAGCAGCAAAGAAGATATCGATAACTTCGATCTGCTGCTGCTTGGTATCCCTACGTGGTACTACGGCGAAGCACAATGTGATTGGGATGACTTTTTCCCTGAGCTAGAAGCTATTGATTTCTCAACTAAGCTTGTTGCTATTTTTGGTTGTGGCGACCAAGAAGATTACGCAGAATACTTCTGCGATGCTATGGGTACTATCCGTGATATCGTTGAAGCAAAAGGCGGTACTATCCTAGGTCACACGTCAACTGAAGGCTACGAATTCGAAGCATCGAAAGGTTTAGTTGAAGGCGATGACAGCCAGTTCGTTGGTCTATGTATCGATGAAGACCGTCAACCTGAGCTGACTGATGAGCGTGTATCTAACTGGGTTAAACAAATCCACGAAGAGATGTGCCTAGCAGAGCTAGAAGACTAA